The genomic region CATCATTCATTCATCCAAACGCGTTCACGTGTTCATCATGCGCAACATTCATTCATCAGCGGAAAGATGCTTCGTAGACATTCAACGCAAAGATATGCCATTTTCATTAGTTATCGTCATTGTTATCAGTCATCCTCACACCAGGTGAGTATTTGCAAATTTCTGTTTGATCTGCTATGGATTCCTACGTATCCTCAGAGtgagacaaaaacaaaactatgcaGCTTCTTTTGAACCGTGCCTTCAATTTCACTTTACTTCTGCTCCCCTCGCTGTGTTTGCTGCTGCCTCGCTTCGATCGTGTGTGCAGTTTGGGATTCGACTTTAAAAAATTGCAGTGCGTTCGGGAGATAAATGGTTCTCGcgagtaaaacaaaatagaataaaCATAGACACGAAGGGCTGTCAACGGAAACAAGTGTAAAAACAAACGGGACCTCCTAACGGGACGGCtcgggagaggaaaaaaaaattaataaacgtAACACTAAATATTATCTCGACTATTACTAGTACACTATCACTCTACAAATAACATTAACCGAAATTCGCTGCTTCCCTAATAATACAAAAGTGCCTTCCGCccgcccaccaccaccagcgtcCCCCCGCTGGAGTCATTGCGCGAGTTTCTGTGATCCGTAGAGCTCTGaagagtgtgtttttttatagtttactTGTACGTATACGCATATACATTTAACAGCCCTGCATCGATgaagctgctgccgctgctgctaccGATGCTACTGATTGCAGATTGTGTTGCCGTCTCATATACTGTGCGGCATATCTTGGCATTTGAAATGAACCCAACGTTTGCGCGAACCTTGGAGGGCGGTCGACGCGGCCGTCTATGTTGTCGGTACTAAAAAACAACCTACGCACGCCAAAGCAACACTTTAGGACACACTCCATAGGAGATGAAAAACACATTAAGATATCGGTCTGCCTCTCTTCGTTGCTCCGCATTCTCACGCCGATCGTGCTAGGGCAGCATgtgatcaacatcatcatcatcaccatcagtgCATCATGTTCACAGGCAAACGGCTGGCTATCAGCGGTATTCGAGGGTTTGTTATTATTCGTCGCTCTCGGAACATCGTACACTCCACGTAGACACTTCCGGCACCGGCCGCTGGTACCAGGGAGGAAACTCTCTCGGCGGTGCAGGGGTACGCACGGCGCACGCACGAACGCATCACCTTCCGTCGCGATGATGGTGGTTACAGTATACAACAACTAGTGGAACAACATCTACTGGAACCGCCTTTGCTCTTCTGTCGCTGGTCTAAAACGGGAAAGAGAAGCACGGATATAGAAAAGCGCTGCACAGGTTTGTGTCGTGGATGCAATTGTGCACGTGCACTTACCCTGCGAGTTTGGCTCGGGTAGATTATCACGCGGCACCAAATGCATCACGGTCGTTTTGCCTAGTGGTAGCCCCAGCGCGCCTAACGTGACGTTGCAGTGCAAAAAGCGTCCCTGGTAGATGAGTCTTAAGATTTCCGCCTTCGCTACCGCTTCCGCCTCCCAGTCTGTGGATGAAAGacaacaagaaagaaaaaaaagcaaaactggGTCAGTACAGGGGACGATTGTGTGTGAAATTGTTGAACTGTTTGTGTGAGATGGTGCTTTTCACTTCGAACATCCTTCACAACTAAACCATCGTGTAGAGCGCCTTCCCTCAACCGGTTCCATGGTGTAATGGTTAGCACTTTGGACTCTGAATCCAACGATCCGAGTTCAAATCTCGGTGGAACCTGTCGAAGCCCGAATctttttttgaaactttttatgcttttctGCCGCTCGGAAACTGGTTTCCGGTTATAGAAACACTTTATTCTGCTATCATTTCGTtagaaattataaaacaatagTAAAAAGATTGAGGTACGAAGGTGTGTGGCTTgcatatttaatttttgctactaattaattatttacctG from Anopheles coustani chromosome 3, idAnoCousDA_361_x.2, whole genome shotgun sequence harbors:
- the LOC131272309 gene encoding ubiquitin-like protein 3 produces the protein MSSKNIPADKINLRLILVSGKTKEFLFSQTDSAGDIALTVFENWPDDWEAEAVAKAEILRLIYQGRFLHCNVTLGALGLPLGKTTVMHLVPRDNLPEPNSQDQRQKSKGGSSRCCSTSCCIL